In Tachysurus fulvidraco isolate hzauxx_2018 chromosome 1, HZAU_PFXX_2.0, whole genome shotgun sequence, a single window of DNA contains:
- the serpine1 gene encoding plasminogen activator inhibitor 1 translates to MQGLCLLMILTFSGSTLGNHLLEQQTDFGLRVFSEAAQSHPHQNLILSPYGISSLLGMAQVGAHGSTLKTLKQHMGYSLQDRGMSRKQRLLQRDLASEEGVEVASAVIVDRKLILEKVFRRSMSKAFQSVPHQVDFSHLDSALKVINSWMSDNTGGMIPNFLQSGVLSDQTRLVLLNALHFHGLWKNPFDPRLTAEGTFHTANGSEVSVSMMRSTQKFNYGEFVSKEGIEYDVIEVPYDGDSLSMLIISPFEWDVPLSALTKELSNNKIQDWRDQLRKVTRELVIPRFTLDAEVDLKSALSRLGLGEIFSKTADFSRITSEEPLYVSKILQKVKFEVNEEGTRGSSAGGVIIYARMAIAEHILNRPFLFLIQHKPTGAVLFIGQVNQPQNH, encoded by the exons ATGCAGGGACTGTGTTTACTGATGATCCTCACCTTTAGTGGGTCAACTCTGGGAAACCATCTGCTGGAGCAGCAGACAGATTTTGGACTACGTGTGTTTTCAGAAGCTGCCCAATCCCATCCACATCAAAATCTCATTCTGTCTCCCTATGGCATATCTTCACTGCTGGGGATGGCTCAGGTGGGAGCCCACGGTTCCACTTTGAAGACTCTCAAACAACACATGGGCTACTCTCTGCAAG ATCGTGGAATGTCACGGAAACAGAGGCTTCTTCAGAGAGACCTGGCGAGTGAAGAGGGAGTCGAAGTGGCAAGTGCTGTAATTGTGGACAGGAAGCTAATCTTGGAGAAGGTCTTCCGACGTAGCATGTCAAAGGCATTTCAGAGTGTACCACACCAGGTTGACTTCAGTCATCTGGACAGTGCCCTGAAAGTCATCAACTCCTGGATGTCAgacaacactggag GCATGATCCCAAATTTCCTACAATCTGGAGTGCTGAGTGACCAGACACGTTTGGTGCTGTTGAACGCTCTCCACTTCCATGGGCTTTGGAAGAACCCTTTTGACCCTAGGCTGACTGCAGAAGGGACCTTCCACACAGCTAATGGCAGTGAAGTGTCTGTGTCGATGATGAGATCAACACAGAAGTTCAACTATG GTGAGTTTGTTTCAAAGGAAGGCATTGAATATGATGTTATTGAGGTGCCATATGATGGGGACTCGCTGAGCATGCTCATCATATCACCATTTGAGTGGGATGTACCACTTTCTGCTTTAACTAAAGAGCTGAGCAACAACAAAATCCAGGATTGGAGAGATCAGTTGAGGAAGGTTACTCGAGAGCTGGTGATTCCcag GTTTACCTTAGATGCAGAAGTTGATCTGAAGTCAGCACTGAGCAGACTGGGTCTTGGTGAGATCTTCAGTAAAACCGCTGATTTCTCCCGCATTACTT CTGAAGAGCCTTTGTATGTATCAAAGATTTTACAGAAAGTAAAGTTTGAGGTGAATGAAGAGGGAACCAGAGGATCTTCTGCTGGAG gTGTCATCATCTACGCTCGCATGGCCATAGCAGAACATATTTTGAACCGTCCATTCCTCTTTCTCATACAGCACAAGCCAACAG GTGCTGTGCTGTTCATAGGTCAAGTGAATCAACCTCAAAATCATTAG
- the ap1s1 gene encoding AP-1 complex subunit sigma-1A isoform X2 produces the protein MMRFMLLFSRQGKLRLQKWYTATAERDKKKMVRELMQVVLARKPKMCSFLEWRDLKIVYKRYASLYFCCAVEEQDNELITLEVIHRFVELLDKYFGSVCELDIIFNFEKAYFILDEFLMGGEIQDTSKKSVLKAIEQADLLQEEDESPRSVLEEMGLA, from the exons ATG ATGCGTTTCATGCTGTTGTTTAGCCGGCAGGGGAAGCTGCGACTGCAGAAGTGGTATACAGCCACAGCCGAGCGtgataagaaaaaaatggtGCGAGAACTCATGCAGGTGGTGCTGGCTCGGAAGCCCAAAATGTGCAGTTTCCTGGAGTGGAGAGATCTAAAGATAGTCTACAAGAG atatgcCAGTCTCTATTTCTGCTGTGCAGTTGAAGAGCAAGACAATGAGCTGATTACCCTAGAAGTCATACATCGCTTTGTGGAGCTGCTGGATAAGTACTTTGGCAGT GTGTGTGAGCTTGacataatttttaattttgagaaGGCTTACTTTATCTTGGATGAATTTCTGATGGGGGGAGAAATTCAGGACACTTCAAAAAAAAGTGTGCTCAAAGCTATTGAACAGGCTGACCTGCTGCAAGag GAGGATGAGTCACCAAGGAGTGTACTGGAAGAAATGGGCCTGGCATAG
- the ap1s1 gene encoding AP-1 complex subunit sigma-1A isoform X1, producing the protein MYLLNVRLSVYYRVFVNKTRKPTVSAPSDVTTTPILYTVYSLVHFEEMRFMLLFSRQGKLRLQKWYTATAERDKKKMVRELMQVVLARKPKMCSFLEWRDLKIVYKRYASLYFCCAVEEQDNELITLEVIHRFVELLDKYFGSVCELDIIFNFEKAYFILDEFLMGGEIQDTSKKSVLKAIEQADLLQEEDESPRSVLEEMGLA; encoded by the exons atgtatttattaaatgtcaGACTTTCAGTGTACTACAGAGTTTTTGTGAACAAAACAAGGAAACCTACAGTATCTGCACCCAGTGACGTCACCACTACACCTAtcttgtatacagtatattctttgGTCCATTTTGAGGAG ATGCGTTTCATGCTGTTGTTTAGCCGGCAGGGGAAGCTGCGACTGCAGAAGTGGTATACAGCCACAGCCGAGCGtgataagaaaaaaatggtGCGAGAACTCATGCAGGTGGTGCTGGCTCGGAAGCCCAAAATGTGCAGTTTCCTGGAGTGGAGAGATCTAAAGATAGTCTACAAGAG atatgcCAGTCTCTATTTCTGCTGTGCAGTTGAAGAGCAAGACAATGAGCTGATTACCCTAGAAGTCATACATCGCTTTGTGGAGCTGCTGGATAAGTACTTTGGCAGT GTGTGTGAGCTTGacataatttttaattttgagaaGGCTTACTTTATCTTGGATGAATTTCTGATGGGGGGAGAAATTCAGGACACTTCAAAAAAAAGTGTGCTCAAAGCTATTGAACAGGCTGACCTGCTGCAAGag GAGGATGAGTCACCAAGGAGTGTACTGGAAGAAATGGGCCTGGCATAG
- the ap1s1 gene encoding AP-1 complex subunit sigma-1A isoform X3, whose protein sequence is MRFMLLFSRQGKLRLQKWYTATAERDKKKMVRELMQVVLARKPKMCSFLEWRDLKIVYKRYASLYFCCAVEEQDNELITLEVIHRFVELLDKYFGSVCELDIIFNFEKAYFILDEFLMGGEIQDTSKKSVLKAIEQADLLQEEDESPRSVLEEMGLA, encoded by the exons ATGCGTTTCATGCTGTTGTTTAGCCGGCAGGGGAAGCTGCGACTGCAGAAGTGGTATACAGCCACAGCCGAGCGtgataagaaaaaaatggtGCGAGAACTCATGCAGGTGGTGCTGGCTCGGAAGCCCAAAATGTGCAGTTTCCTGGAGTGGAGAGATCTAAAGATAGTCTACAAGAG atatgcCAGTCTCTATTTCTGCTGTGCAGTTGAAGAGCAAGACAATGAGCTGATTACCCTAGAAGTCATACATCGCTTTGTGGAGCTGCTGGATAAGTACTTTGGCAGT GTGTGTGAGCTTGacataatttttaattttgagaaGGCTTACTTTATCTTGGATGAATTTCTGATGGGGGGAGAAATTCAGGACACTTCAAAAAAAAGTGTGCTCAAAGCTATTGAACAGGCTGACCTGCTGCAAGag GAGGATGAGTCACCAAGGAGTGTACTGGAAGAAATGGGCCTGGCATAG
- the vgf gene encoding neurosecretory protein VGF — MVMIRCKQVSRAPLVLLFFLFSITCEPTSSNPVTKHKLGNQYEPSYPELTQAQFQFTQTEDFLPGISDEEEDELFKDVDPKTLAAILLEALNKPQEAKSKQEKREGENDMVDEDRKAQNFDRQRNADQELELVRAAAEAQGREEREREQDEERKREHEEEELLTEKVTSHTTSQTVPVNEQEVVAKGVASKEEHQETEGVTDGNKDEQLSPEELKNLETMLEKFQSYSTATKRERDSSSGMRESRSDYFDYLDRNGLMNNEIKPKPKGYDLALSKKKLKWQQEQEKNKNRPLYEGGNFMNDFNDNIEDQEQENGEDDEDLLSPEEEEARAKAEQEEVRRQAAEAQRAKVEEEKLADIASDMILQYMVKQDGKKYRDNNAAEDKRSEEDGANEDDDDIDPQTIDKLIEISSKLHLPADDVVDIISDVEKKKKKDAPETLQWQRPRVPPPASDVPSSVLRASQPSKPPKPNTNVLKSWFKDRAPIKSSQQDFWIKQQWPFWTYPAYRRYQKPYSSYYTIYMPSPQPKSRYYAKPTYSFNSILGNSLDYDYPLKQRYLPWTQSRPRAPLSFRRNLYFPNYIVPQPQTFKGIPMPKPRSPLRHRSAFFYSPTAPVVATQDGYYSQMEQPQPDNNEELGNFIEKVFLKRPRMFQ; from the coding sequence ATGGTCATGATTCGGTGCAAACAAGTCTCTAGAGCCCCACTTGtgcttctcttcttcctcttcagtATTACATGTGAGCCCACAAGCAGCAATCCTGTGACTAAACACAAATTGGGTAATCAGTATGAACCCTCCTATCCTGAACTTACACAAGCACAGTTTCAGTTTACCCAAACTGAAGATTTTCTGCCAGGGATATCagatgaagaagaggatgaaCTTTTCAAGGATGTTGACCCCAAAACCCTAGCAGCAATCCTCTTAGAAGCCCTCAACAAGCCTCAGGAGGCAAAGAGTAAACAagagaagagggagggagagaatgaCATGGTAGATGAGGACAGAAAGGCACAGAATTTTGACAGACAGAGAAATGCAGATCAAGAGCTGGAACTTGTGCGAGCAGCTGCTGAGGCACAGggtagagaagagagagaaagagaacaggatgaggagagaaagagggagcaTGAAGAGGAAGAACTTCTTACAGAAAAGGTGACTAGTCATACCACCAGTCAAACAGTGCCTGTCAATGAACAAGAAGTAGTTGCAAAGGGGGTGGCAAGCAAGGAAGAGCACCAAGAAACAGAGGGAGTCACTGATGGGAACAAAGATGAGCAGCTGAGTCCAGAAGAGTTAAAGAACCTGGAAACCATGTTAGAGAAATTTCAGAGCTACAGTACAGCCACAAAAAGAGAACGTGATTCCTCATCTGGCATGAGGGAGAGTCGTAGTGATTACTTTGATTATCTGGATCGTAATGGCCTCATGAACAATGAAATCAAACCCAAACCTAAGGGTTATGACTTGGCTCTGTCTAAAAAGAAGCTCAAATGGCAGCAagagcaggaaaaaaacaagaatagaCCATTGTATGAGGGAGGAAACTTCATGAATGATTTTAATGATAATATTGAAGACCAAGAGCAAGAAAATGGAGAGGATGACGAGGATCTGCTAAGtccagaagaggaagaagctAGGGCTAAAGCTGAACAGGAAGAGGTGCGTAGACAAGCAGCTGAGGCTCAGAGAGCCAAGGTAGAGGAAGAGAAGCTTGCCGATATTGCATCAGATATGATCTTGCAGTATATGGTCAAGCAAGATGGGAAGAAGTACAGGGACAATAATGCTGCAGAAGACAAACGCTCAGAGGAAGATGGTGCCAATGAGGATGATGACGACATTGACCCACAAACTATTGATAAGTTGATAGAGATCTCTAGTAAGCTGCACTTGCCTGCTGATGATGTTGTAGATATAATCAGTGAtgtggaaaagaagaaaaaaaaagatgctccTGAAACTCTGCAATGGCAACGACCTCGTGTACCTCCTCCAGCATCTGATGTCCCATCTTCAGTCTTAAGAGCATCACAACCCTCAAAGCCACCTAAGCCTAACACAAATGTGCTGAAATCATGGTTTAAGGACAGGGCTCCTATTAAGTCCAGTCAACAAGATTTTTGGATCAAGCAACAGTGGCCCTTTTGGACCTACCCTGCCTATCGGCGCTATCAAAAGCCCTACAGTAGTTATTACACCATCTACATGCCTTCTCCCCAGCCTAAATCACGTTATTATGCTAAACCCACCTACTCCTTTAATAGCATTCTGGGGAATTCATTGGACTATGATTACCCTCTGAAACAAAGGTATCTTCCCTGGACACAAAGTCGTCCAAGGGCTCCTCTGTCCTTCCGGCGAAACCTCTACTTCCCTAACTACATTGTCCCTCAACCACAGACTTTCAAAGGCATACCTATGCCCAAACCCCGTTCACCCCTGCGTCATCGATCTGCTTTCTTTTACTCACCCACAGCTCCTGTAGTTGCCACACAGGATGGCTATTATAGCCAGATGGAGCAGCCACAGCCAGACAACAATGAGGAGCTAGGGAACTTTATTGAGAAGGTTTTCCTGAAACGTCCCCGCATGTTTCAGTGA